The DNA region GGCATAGGCAACGGCACACACGCACCCCCGGCCCCAGCATTGGCCACGACAAACCAACCCCAGCCCCACCGGATGCAGCAACACATCCCTCGTGTGGGTGAACCCGCCGACGTGCCGCCACAGTAGGGAAGTGCTCTGGGCTGACTATGGAAGTCACCAACCCGAGGAGCGTTCATGGGACTGCCCATCATTGGCGGTGTGGTCGACAGCGTGATCGGCATTCTAAATGGCACCGTGGCAGGCATCGCGCCTCAGCTCCTGGCCCTCGCGCGCGGCCTGGGCGTGCCGGTGTGAGTGACGTAGGGCCTACCGTGACGGCTCGACTCATTGAGCGGACAGAGGGCCGACTCACCTGCGGCACTTTGCCCGCCGGATGAATGCCGAAGTCTTCACCCCTCCGCAAGACCCGATAACGACTGCGGCCCCTGCCGGATCCGGCAGGGGCCGCAGTCGTTTGCTGCTGTGGTCAGGGCTGCAACACGCCTGTGTTGCAGCCCGATGTTGCATCACCGATATTAGTGCGCTGCCCCGTGAGCTGTCCTTAGTTTCGTGGCGTGTCCTCGGACGTGACTCGAAGCCGGAGGGCGATTCGGGCTCTGGCGCCTGGGAGGCCCGCAACGCCAAATCGGGCTCCGGTGAGGACGTCGAGGCCACAGCCGACGCCGCGACCGGTGTGACGAAGACCGGTGGCAAGGTTCCGTTCCGTAAGACGGAGGACCTGGCCATCGACGCCAGGGACGCCGCGCCTGACGAGCAATCCGGCAGGATCGACATCACCATGATCAACCGGGTCTCGGCCACTTGCTCGGCGACAGGCTTCGCGGGCGTCGACAGGCTTCGCGGGCGTCGACATCAAGGACGCCGACAACACCTCGAGTCCCATCGAGCGCGGCCCCGCACAGCCGCGTACCGGCAGTGGATCGGCACTGCGTCCTATAGTGCCGATCCACCGCACGAAAGGAGGCCGGAGCGAAATCGTGAGCCGGGGTCACCGGGTGGCGAGAACTCCACCGTCGACAGGGATTACGGCTCCGGTGATGTAGCTGCTGGCCGGGCTCATGAGGAATACAGCGATGCCTGCCATGTCTTCCGGGCGGCCGATACGCCGCAGGGGGATCTGTTCCGCGATGGCATCGGCGCCGAAGCTGAGGATGCCAGCGGTCATCTTCGACTCGAACAGGCCGGGAGCGATGGCATTGACGAGGACATCGGGAGCGAGGGTTCCCGCGAGCTGCTGGGTGAGTATGTGGACAGCGGCTTTGCTGGCGCTGTACGAGAAGTTGTTATAGCCGGGGGCGGGGGCACGCAGGCCGTCGACGCTACCGGTGTTGATCACACGGGCGGGATCGTCCGGCGTTGATGCTGCCTTCAGTAGCGGCAGCAGGGCCTGGGTGAGGGCGAAGACCCCCTTGACGTTGACAGACAGGACCTTGTCCCAGGCCGAGTCGGGGAACTGCTCCAGCGGGGCGCCCCAATTGGCGCCGGCGTTGTTGAACAGCGCGTGCACGCGGGTCTCGCGTTCACCCACGTATGAGGCCAGGCTTTCGACACCGGGGGCGGTGCCGAGGTCGGCGGGCACGGCGTGGATCTCGCCGAGCGGGCTCAGCTCATCGACGGCCGCCGTGAGGTCGGCTTCCTTGCGGCTGGAGATGTAGACCTTGGCTTCGGCTTCGAGGAGTCCTCGGGTGATCATTTTGCCGATACCGCGGCCGCCTCCGGTGACAACGGCGACCTTGCCCGTAAGGGAGGGAGTGTGCGTACTCATGTGAGGCTCCGGGGGGAGGTAGGGCTCCGACGTGGCCCGGCAGGGGATGGTGTCCCTGCCCGACCTGGCGCGGAGCTGTATGAGGGGAGCACTGCGCACAGGGCAGCGTGATGGCGCCTACTGGATGCGGCGGCCGGAGAGTGCGCGGCCAATGGCCAGGCGCTGGATCTCGCTGGTGCCTTCGTAGATGGTGAAGATCTTGGCGTCGCGGGCCCAGCGTTCGACGGGGTAGTCGCGGGTATAGCCGTTGCCGCCGAGGATCTGCAGCGCGCGCTCGGTCGAGCGCACGGCGACCTCGCTGGCCTTCAGCTTGGCCATACTGCCCTCAGCGCGCGTGAAGGGCTTGCCACGCCTCATCATGTGGCTGGCACGCCAGACGAGGAGGCGGGCGGCGTCGATCTCCGTCGCCATGTCGGCCAGGGTGAAGGCGATCGCCTGGTTGTCGATGATCGGCCGCCCGAACTGCTCACGAATGCCGGCGTACTCCAGGGCGCACTCGTAAGCGGCGCGGGCCACACCGACGGCCATCGCGCCGATGCCGGGCCGGGTGATCTCGAAGGTGGCCATAGCCGCAGGAACGCGGACCCGGGACCCTTCGCGGGCTGCCGCCAGACGCTGGTCGAGCGCGTCCTTGCCGCCGAGAACCAGGTCCGCGGGGATGCGTACGTCGTCGAGGACGACCTCGGCGGTATGGGAGGCGCGCAGGCCGTGCTTGGAGAACTTCTGGCCCTGGCTGAGACCGCGGGTGCCGGGTGGAATGAGGAACAAGGCGTGCCCGCGGGCGCCAAGGGCGGCGTCAGTGACGGCGTTGACGACGTGGATGCTCGCGATGCCGCCGTTGGTAGCCCAGGTCTTGGTGCCGTTGAGCACCCATTCCCTGGTGGCTTCGTCGTAGCGGGCGTGGGTGCGG from Streptomyces sp. B1I3 includes:
- a CDS encoding SDR family oxidoreductase; amino-acid sequence: MSTHTPSLTGKVAVVTGGGRGIGKMITRGLLEAEAKVYISSRKEADLTAAVDELSPLGEIHAVPADLGTAPGVESLASYVGERETRVHALFNNAGANWGAPLEQFPDSAWDKVLSVNVKGVFALTQALLPLLKAASTPDDPARVINTGSVDGLRAPAPGYNNFSYSASKAAVHILTQQLAGTLAPDVLVNAIAPGLFESKMTAGILSFGADAIAEQIPLRRIGRPEDMAGIAVFLMSPASSYITGAVIPVDGGVLATR
- a CDS encoding acyl-CoA dehydrogenase family protein, with amino-acid sequence MTTANLFDLPSDIADAREWAHGFAEKYVRPVAAEYDEREEMPWAMIEEAAKIGLYTPEFALQLLADPTGLLQPVVAEEIFWGDGGMGQALLGTFLPAAALFGAATEEQIDTWLPSFFGTPGDLAVAALCASEPNAGSDAAAIRTHARYDEATREWVLNGTKTWATNGGIASIHVVNAVTDAALGARGHALFLIPPGTRGLSQGQKFSKHGLRASHTAEVVLDDVRIPADLVLGGKDALDQRLAAAREGSRVRVPAAMATFEITRPGIGAMAVGVARAAYECALEYAGIREQFGRPIIDNQAIAFTLADMATEIDAARLLVWRASHMMRRGKPFTRAEGSMAKLKASEVAVRSTERALQILGGNGYTRDYPVERWARDAKIFTIYEGTSEIQRLAIGRALSGRRIQ